From a single Micromonospora sp. WMMD1102 genomic region:
- a CDS encoding GNAT family N-acetyltransferase, whose protein sequence is MPEINPMPEIGLRPATADDAESVAAIWATGWRDGHLGHVPEALVAARTPESFRTRAAQRVGDTVVAVVGPDRQVVGFVMMVGEEVEQVYVALSHRGTGVAGSLLAEAERLVAAGGHRRAWLAVVPGNTRARRFYRRSGWVDEGLFDYPAVVEGDTVPVRCHRYVKPL, encoded by the coding sequence ATGCCGGAGATCAACCCGATGCCCGAGATCGGCCTGCGTCCCGCCACCGCGGACGACGCAGAGTCGGTCGCGGCAATCTGGGCGACCGGCTGGCGCGACGGGCACCTGGGGCACGTGCCGGAGGCTCTCGTCGCGGCACGTACCCCGGAGTCGTTCCGGACGCGGGCCGCACAGCGTGTCGGCGACACCGTCGTGGCGGTCGTCGGCCCCGACCGGCAGGTCGTCGGCTTCGTCATGATGGTCGGCGAGGAGGTCGAGCAGGTATACGTAGCCCTGTCCCATCGTGGCACCGGTGTCGCCGGTTCGCTGCTCGCGGAGGCCGAGCGGCTGGTGGCCGCCGGTGGTCACCGGCGGGCCTGGCTGGCCGTCGTCCCCGGGAACACCCGGGCCCGCCGCTTCTACCGGCGGTCCGGCTGGGTCGACGAGGGGCTGTTCGACTATCCGGCGGTGGTCGAGGGCGACACGGTTCCGGTGCGCTGCCACCGGTACGTCAAACCGCTCTGA
- a CDS encoding FHA domain-containing protein, which yields MAVPCPVCGTARVGRFCEEDGYDFLLTPPTPAAPTPGAPTPAAPTPGAPAPAAPTPGAPAPAAPTPAAPAPAAPTPAAPTAAAAERSWQLVVDADAGYFDLVRSFGGAEAGSLAFPRFVVARRFTLEPRQMLVGRRSRSRGVRPDIDLTGPPEDPGVSHLHALLVPQPDGWAVVDLGSANGTYLNDPSTPPIVAATPVPLGDGDRVYLGAWTRLTIRADG from the coding sequence GTGGCAGTTCCGTGTCCGGTCTGCGGTACCGCGCGGGTGGGCCGGTTCTGCGAGGAGGACGGCTACGACTTCCTGCTGACCCCGCCGACCCCCGCCGCCCCGACCCCTGGCGCCCCGACCCCCGCCGCCCCGACCCCTGGCGCCCCGGCCCCCGCTGCCCCGACCCCTGGCGCCCCGGCCCCCGCTGCCCCGACCCCTGCCGCCCCGGCCCCCGCTGCCCCGACCCCTGCCGCCCCGACGGCCGCCGCTGCGGAGCGGAGCTGGCAACTGGTGGTGGACGCGGACGCCGGCTACTTCGACCTGGTCAGGTCGTTCGGCGGGGCGGAGGCGGGGAGCCTGGCCTTCCCACGCTTCGTGGTGGCACGGCGGTTCACCCTGGAACCCCGGCAGATGCTGGTCGGCCGCCGCAGCCGCTCCCGGGGCGTACGTCCCGACATCGACCTGACCGGGCCGCCCGAGGACCCGGGCGTCTCCCACCTGCATGCGCTGCTGGTCCCGCAGCCCGACGGCTGGGCGGTGGTGGACCTGGGATCCGCCAACGGCACCTACCTGAACGACCCCTCGACGCCACCGATCGTCGCCGCCACGCCGGTCCCGCTCGGCGACGGTGACCGGGTCTACCTCGGTGCCTGGACCCGGTTGACGATCCGAGCCGACGGCTGA
- a CDS encoding LacI family DNA-binding transcriptional regulator — protein sequence MTTPSRARRPAVMTDVARLAGVSHQTVSRVINGHPRVRPETRDRVVRAMAELSYRPNAMARALASRRSRVLGVVSFDTILFGPASTLLGIERAARAAGYGVSIVTLEKVDRRGVLSAVEALDGQGVDGVIIIAPQMAAAAALHSLPHGMAAVAVEAGQDSGLPSVSVDQVAGARLAVRHLLDLGHRTVWHVSGPSDWLEAGDRISGWRQTLEEAGAAVPPIISGDWSARSGYAAGTALAGNPDVTAVFVANDQMALGLLRALHERGVRVPADISVVAFDDIPEAEFMLPPLTTVRQDFDEVGRRGMATLLQLLDATGRAGGPVPVLPSATPIEPTLVIRESTATPSAGRS from the coding sequence GTGACCACGCCGTCGCGCGCCAGGCGCCCGGCGGTGATGACCGACGTGGCCCGGCTCGCCGGGGTGTCACACCAGACGGTGTCCCGGGTGATCAACGGTCATCCACGGGTCCGGCCGGAGACCCGGGACCGGGTGGTCCGGGCGATGGCCGAGCTGAGTTACCGGCCGAACGCGATGGCCCGGGCCCTGGCCAGTCGCCGTTCCCGGGTGCTCGGGGTGGTGAGCTTCGACACCATCCTCTTCGGTCCGGCCTCGACGTTGCTCGGCATCGAGCGCGCCGCCCGGGCCGCCGGTTACGGGGTCAGCATCGTCACCCTGGAGAAGGTCGACCGCCGTGGCGTACTCAGCGCGGTCGAGGCGCTGGACGGCCAGGGCGTGGACGGGGTCATCATCATCGCGCCGCAGATGGCCGCCGCCGCAGCGCTGCACAGCCTGCCGCACGGGATGGCGGCGGTGGCGGTCGAGGCCGGCCAGGACAGCGGGCTCCCCTCGGTCTCGGTGGACCAGGTGGCCGGTGCCCGGCTCGCCGTCCGGCACCTGCTCGACCTCGGGCACCGGACCGTGTGGCACGTCTCCGGGCCGAGCGACTGGCTGGAGGCGGGCGACCGGATCAGCGGCTGGCGGCAGACCCTGGAGGAGGCCGGTGCCGCCGTACCGCCGATCATCTCCGGGGACTGGAGCGCCCGGTCGGGCTACGCGGCCGGTACGGCGCTGGCCGGCAACCCGGACGTCACCGCGGTCTTCGTCGCCAACGACCAGATGGCGCTCGGTCTGCTGCGCGCCCTGCACGAGCGGGGCGTCCGGGTGCCGGCCGACATCAGCGTGGTCGCCTTCGACGACATCCCGGAGGCGGAGTTCATGCTGCCGCCGCTGACCACCGTGCGGCAGGACTTCGACGAGGTGGGCCGGCGCGGCATGGCGACGCTGCTGCAACTGCTCGACGCCACCGGCCGGGCGGGCGGGCCGGTTCCCGTGCTGCCCAGCGCCACACCGATCGAGCCGACCCTGGTGATCCGGGAGAGCACCGCCACGCCCTCGGCCGGCCGGAGCTGA
- a CDS encoding protein phosphatase 2C domain-containing protein produces MGRDRADLDLGAVAAVTDRARRRRNEDAVTVGRFGRGIAAVVCDGVSTSLRADLAAHAAAEAGLAALLSALGNGATGPDAVLSSGRAAATAARATALHDDGQVPPSCTFVAAVVSADSVTVGWIGDSRAYWLGPDGAVHEAVCLTVDDSVVGQIRAGRPVPPGAEQDPTSKALIRWLGADSGDADPQVVTFQPGRSGRLVICSDGLSHYLPNAGALAARVPGPGGATPIAIAKDLTRFAVEAGGHDNIAVAVLPFPPAG; encoded by the coding sequence GTGGGTCGGGACCGCGCCGATCTGGACCTGGGGGCCGTCGCCGCCGTCACCGACCGGGCTCGGCGGCGCCGCAACGAGGACGCGGTCACGGTCGGCCGGTTCGGCCGGGGCATCGCGGCGGTGGTCTGTGACGGGGTGTCGACATCGCTCCGCGCCGACCTCGCGGCGCACGCGGCGGCGGAGGCGGGACTGGCCGCACTGCTCTCCGCACTCGGCAACGGCGCCACCGGCCCGGACGCCGTGCTCTCCTCCGGCCGGGCGGCGGCCACCGCCGCCCGGGCGACCGCGCTGCACGACGACGGGCAGGTTCCACCCAGCTGCACCTTCGTGGCCGCGGTCGTCAGCGCCGACTCGGTCACGGTCGGCTGGATCGGTGACAGCCGCGCCTACTGGCTCGGTCCGGACGGTGCGGTGCACGAGGCGGTTTGCCTCACCGTGGACGACTCGGTGGTCGGCCAGATCCGGGCGGGCCGGCCGGTGCCACCCGGTGCCGAGCAGGATCCGACGTCCAAGGCGCTGATCCGGTGGCTCGGCGCCGACTCCGGCGACGCCGATCCGCAGGTGGTGACGTTCCAGCCGGGCCGGTCGGGGCGGCTGGTGATCTGTTCGGACGGGCTCTCGCACTACCTGCCCAACGCCGGGGCGCTGGCGGCGCGGGTGCCGGGACCGGGCGGTGCCACGCCGATCGCGATCGCCAAGGATCTGACCAGGTTCGCTGTGGAGGCCGGCGGGCACGACAACATCGCCGTCGCGGTGCTGCCGTTCCCACCGGCCGGATGA
- a CDS encoding VWA domain-containing protein — protein sequence MAGMARFVAEVDHNEYLPAGGQVVDAILTVTASGPDLRDPAAAPTAAQVIMIDTSGSMAMPPTKLAEAKRATAVAIDTLREGVAFAVVSGTAVARMVYPAHPAMVPANAQTRAAAKAAVAGLWADGGTAIGRWLDLANWLFASCPTEVRHAILLTDGRNEHERPEDLRRVLAACEGRFVCDSRGIGNGWVAGELRTIASALLGTADGLEHPAQLPAAFQAMTAAAMGKRVADVALRIWTPAGATVRMVKQVFPHVAELTGRRSTVSARIGDYPTGAWGAETREFHIGVVLRPDAVGEEVLAARVSLVSAGQVLTERLIPARWTDDTALSTRISPQVAHYTGQAELAAAIQEGLRAREAGDEETATARLGRAVQLAAESGHDETAMLLGRVVDVIDAPTGTVRLKRQVSALDAELTDVRSVKTVRVKKEQE from the coding sequence ATGGCCGGGATGGCACGGTTCGTCGCCGAGGTGGACCACAACGAGTACCTGCCGGCCGGCGGTCAGGTGGTGGACGCGATCCTGACGGTGACGGCGTCCGGGCCCGACCTGCGCGATCCGGCCGCCGCCCCGACGGCGGCACAGGTGATCATGATCGACACCTCGGGTTCGATGGCGATGCCACCGACGAAGCTCGCCGAGGCGAAACGGGCCACCGCGGTCGCCATCGACACGCTGCGCGAGGGTGTGGCCTTCGCGGTGGTCTCCGGCACCGCGGTCGCCCGGATGGTGTACCCGGCACATCCGGCGATGGTGCCGGCGAACGCGCAGACCCGGGCGGCGGCGAAGGCGGCGGTCGCCGGGCTCTGGGCCGACGGCGGCACCGCCATCGGCCGCTGGCTGGACTTGGCGAACTGGCTCTTCGCCAGTTGTCCCACCGAGGTCCGACACGCAATCCTGCTCACCGACGGACGCAACGAGCACGAGCGACCCGAGGATCTGCGCCGGGTGCTCGCCGCCTGCGAGGGGCGGTTCGTCTGCGACAGCCGGGGCATCGGCAACGGATGGGTGGCCGGCGAACTGCGTACCATCGCCTCGGCCCTGCTCGGCACGGCCGACGGTCTGGAACACCCGGCGCAGTTGCCGGCCGCCTTCCAGGCGATGACGGCGGCCGCGATGGGCAAGCGGGTCGCCGACGTCGCGCTGCGGATCTGGACTCCGGCCGGTGCGACGGTACGGATGGTCAAGCAGGTCTTTCCGCACGTGGCGGAACTCACCGGCCGCCGCTCGACGGTCAGTGCCCGGATCGGGGACTATCCGACCGGCGCCTGGGGTGCCGAGACGCGCGAATTCCACATCGGTGTGGTCCTGCGCCCCGACGCGGTCGGTGAGGAGGTGCTGGCTGCCCGGGTCAGCCTGGTCAGCGCCGGTCAGGTCCTGACCGAGCGGCTGATCCCGGCCAGGTGGACCGACGACACCGCGCTCTCCACCCGGATCAGTCCGCAGGTGGCGCACTACACCGGGCAGGCCGAACTCGCCGCCGCGATCCAGGAAGGGCTGCGGGCCCGGGAGGCCGGCGACGAGGAGACCGCGACCGCCCGGCTCGGCCGGGCCGTGCAGTTGGCGGCCGAGTCGGGACACGACGAGACCGCGATGCTGCTCGGCCGGGTCGTCGACGTCATCGACGCCCCGACCGGAACGGTACGGCTGAAGCGGCAGGTGTCGGCGCTGGACGCCGAGCTGACCGACGTGCGGTCGGTGAAGACGGTACGGGTGAAGAAGGAGCAGGAGTGA
- a CDS encoding glycoside hydrolase family 43 protein, with amino-acid sequence MNRARNRFRWLSSASAALLLAGSVVPAAPAEAAAPPPGQTTRYTMTAFTNSSESNMYVYESPDATGFRLLRGPAYTPPSGLIRDPSIIRHTDGRYHIVYTTNWTGNTIGFATSTDRVNWTFLRNHTIPLTVQNTWAPEWFVDTDGSVNVIVSLSTNGADFKPYRLRATNAALTAFSAPTVLSGIGPNYIDTFIVKTSGTYHAFTKQETTKFVEYATATSLTGPYTVRRTGNWAGWGGPREGQALVQLDNGGWRIFFDGYTAGQYLFSDSYDGFNTWTAPTQLPGLSGFARHFTVLKETVSGGVTLPVNAIRSFQSVNFPDRYVRHRDYLGYVEPVSGASPAQTRQDATFTVVAGLADPNCYSFTGAGGRYLRHYDYRLRLDPSDGTATFRGDATFCARPGSVAGSVALESYNHPGRYLRHYNYELRIDWYADNATFRADSSFRPTTPWA; translated from the coding sequence ATGAACCGAGCACGCAACCGATTCCGATGGCTGTCATCAGCCTCCGCCGCGCTGCTGCTGGCCGGGTCGGTCGTACCGGCGGCTCCGGCCGAGGCCGCCGCACCGCCGCCCGGCCAGACCACCCGCTACACCATGACCGCGTTCACCAACAGCAGCGAATCCAACATGTACGTCTACGAGTCGCCGGACGCCACCGGCTTCCGCCTGCTGCGCGGCCCGGCCTACACCCCACCGTCCGGGCTGATCCGGGACCCGAGCATCATCCGGCACACCGACGGTCGGTACCACATCGTCTACACCACCAACTGGACCGGGAACACCATCGGCTTCGCCACCAGCACCGACCGGGTCAACTGGACGTTTCTGCGCAACCACACCATCCCGTTGACGGTGCAGAACACCTGGGCGCCGGAGTGGTTTGTCGACACCGACGGCAGCGTCAACGTCATCGTCTCGCTTTCCACCAATGGGGCGGACTTCAAGCCGTACCGGCTCCGGGCGACAAACGCCGCGCTCACCGCGTTCAGCGCACCGACCGTGCTGAGCGGGATCGGGCCGAACTACATCGACACGTTCATCGTCAAGACCAGCGGGACATACCACGCGTTCACCAAGCAGGAGACGACCAAGTTCGTCGAGTACGCGACGGCGACCAGCCTGACAGGGCCGTACACGGTGCGGCGCACCGGCAACTGGGCCGGCTGGGGCGGCCCGCGCGAGGGTCAGGCGCTGGTGCAGTTGGACAACGGCGGCTGGCGGATCTTCTTCGACGGCTACACCGCCGGCCAGTACCTGTTCAGCGACAGCTACGACGGCTTCAACACCTGGACCGCCCCGACCCAGCTACCCGGGCTCTCCGGCTTTGCCCGACATTTCACCGTGCTCAAGGAGACGGTGTCCGGCGGGGTTACCCTCCCGGTCAACGCCATCCGGTCGTTCCAGTCGGTGAACTTTCCGGACCGGTACGTCCGGCACCGCGACTACCTCGGATACGTCGAGCCGGTCTCCGGGGCGAGCCCGGCGCAGACCAGGCAGGACGCCACCTTCACCGTTGTCGCCGGCCTGGCCGACCCGAACTGCTACTCCTTCACCGGGGCCGGCGGCCGCTACCTGCGGCACTACGACTACAGGCTGCGCTTGGACCCGAGCGACGGCACGGCGACCTTCCGCGGCGACGCCACCTTCTGCGCCCGACCCGGTTCGGTGGCCGGTTCGGTCGCCCTGGAGTCTTACAACCATCCGGGCCGGTACCTGCGGCACTACAACTACGAACTCCGAATCGACTGGTATGCCGACAACGCCACCTTCCGGGCGGACAGTTCGTTCCGCCCGACTACCCCGTGGGCCTGA
- a CDS encoding RICIN domain-containing protein → MQGSATTSYLYLGDRWAGAWGGRANESRYVWLPFSFPSNMSATMSWYPRISIDTATGQVSGVGSGPAYATMRPRHSGRCLEVLGQSTADAASIVQFACNNGGNQHWQLLDLGSGYHQLVARPSSKCLTVPNGSTAGAVQVQRFPCQVERTDQQWQFADLGSGYHRVTARHSGLCLDVDGSSTADRARIIQWTCTGGTNQQWQRPAVG, encoded by the coding sequence GTGCAGGGGAGCGCGACCACGTCCTACCTCTATCTGGGCGACCGCTGGGCCGGCGCCTGGGGTGGCCGGGCCAACGAGTCCCGGTACGTCTGGCTGCCGTTCTCCTTCCCCAGCAACATGTCGGCGACGATGAGCTGGTATCCCCGGATTTCCATCGACACCGCGACCGGCCAGGTCAGCGGAGTCGGCTCGGGGCCGGCGTACGCGACGATGCGCCCCCGGCACAGCGGACGGTGCCTGGAGGTGCTCGGCCAGTCGACCGCGGACGCCGCCAGCATCGTCCAGTTCGCCTGCAACAACGGCGGCAACCAGCACTGGCAACTGCTCGACCTCGGCTCCGGATACCACCAGCTGGTGGCCCGGCCCAGCAGCAAGTGCCTGACCGTGCCGAACGGGTCGACGGCCGGCGCCGTGCAGGTGCAGCGGTTCCCCTGCCAGGTGGAACGGACTGACCAGCAGTGGCAGTTCGCCGACCTCGGCTCGGGTTATCACCGGGTGACCGCCCGGCACAGCGGGCTGTGCCTGGACGTCGACGGGAGTTCCACCGCCGACCGGGCCCGGATCATCCAGTGGACCTGCACCGGCGGCACCAATCAGCAGTGGCAGCGGCCGGCCGTCGGTTGA
- a CDS encoding glutamate ABC transporter substrate-binding protein, with translation MRHRHLAGRVLAGALAVAAVATLALAGCGTDEQALPDNQMAADPPRPVGMQDPAVVPTGPAASSGSCNPRASLRPPATLPRPRQMPSGSAMARIVQRGRLIVGVDQNNYQFGFRDPLTGQLTGFDVDIAREIARGLFGDPGRIQFRAISSADRIKVVKDGTVDMVVRTMTMNCERWQEVNFSTEYFNAGQRVLVTRGSGVQDIDDLRGKKVCAAAGSTSIRNIAERGTVPVSVVNWTDCLVLLQQNQVVAVSTDDSILVGLAAQDPNTEVVGPRFSDEPYGVAISRDSPELVRFVNGVLAKIRSDGTWTRLYSRWLTSLGPAPAPPAARYRD, from the coding sequence ATGAGACACCGGCATCTCGCCGGCCGGGTCCTTGCCGGCGCACTCGCGGTGGCGGCGGTGGCCACGCTGGCTCTCGCCGGCTGCGGCACGGACGAGCAGGCGCTTCCCGACAACCAGATGGCCGCCGACCCGCCCCGGCCGGTCGGCATGCAGGATCCGGCCGTCGTCCCGACCGGTCCGGCCGCCTCGTCCGGCTCGTGCAACCCCCGGGCCAGCCTGCGGCCACCCGCGACGCTGCCGCGGCCCCGGCAGATGCCGTCCGGCAGCGCGATGGCCAGGATCGTCCAACGCGGACGGTTGATCGTCGGGGTCGACCAGAACAACTACCAGTTCGGCTTCCGTGATCCGTTGACCGGCCAGCTCACCGGCTTCGACGTCGACATCGCCCGGGAGATCGCCCGGGGCCTCTTCGGCGACCCGGGCCGGATCCAGTTCCGGGCGATCAGCTCGGCCGACCGGATCAAGGTGGTCAAGGACGGCACCGTCGACATGGTGGTCCGGACCATGACGATGAACTGCGAACGCTGGCAGGAGGTCAACTTCTCCACCGAGTACTTCAACGCTGGGCAGCGGGTGCTGGTCACCCGGGGTTCCGGGGTGCAGGACATCGACGACCTGCGCGGCAAGAAGGTCTGCGCCGCGGCCGGCAGCACCTCGATCCGGAACATCGCGGAGAGGGGGACGGTGCCGGTCTCGGTGGTCAACTGGACCGACTGCCTCGTGCTGTTGCAGCAGAACCAGGTCGTCGCGGTCTCGACCGACGACAGCATCCTGGTCGGGCTCGCCGCCCAGGACCCGAACACCGAGGTCGTCGGCCCGCGGTTCAGCGACGAGCCGTACGGGGTGGCGATCTCCCGCGACTCGCCGGAGCTGGTCCGGTTCGTCAACGGCGTACTGGCCAAGATCCGTTCCGACGGGACCTGGACCCGGCTCTACAGCCGATGGCTGACGTCGCTGGGCCCGGCGCCGGCGCCACCGGCCGCGCGTTACCGGGACTAG
- a CDS encoding tetratricopeptide repeat protein, whose protein sequence is MSTRCLRPGCPGSYLPDGYCDECGRRAPAGSTAVPGNTGSTATDPGTSAGTGTGSVGPTGGTGRAGAPTGTGRASVPTGTGRASVPAQGGTPGSQPPVPSAPGAGPASSGTGQGPGPTSTGQAPASTGTGRGGASTGVGTMPSRGTTSSSRGSSRSRSASRGGLGAGLVDIARVPLRDPGTAVMAEPRVAESRRYCVRCEKPVGRSRDDRPGLAEGFCPHCGTPFSFLPRLQPGDLINRRYEILGALAYGGLGWIYLARDRNVSDTVSDRWVVLKGLINTSDEDAMASAVAERRFLVELDHPNIVKIHDFVEHPDPRTGTPVGYIVMEYVGGQSLRDMLMARRRETGQRALPLPEVIAYGVEILPALDYLHDRNLLFCDFKPDNVIHAEEQLKLIDLGAVRHVDDSASAIFGTPGYQAPEIGTLGPSVASDIYTVGRALAVLSIDFRGFSSTYANRLPEPAEVPLFAAEMSYHRLLRRATHPDPDRRFASAAEMSEQLLGVLREVLSAADGVPRPAVSRQFTPERRAFGTEAGEVGRAVAGRAWGAGGGIPPGATAPAPQVVAAALPLPQVDVLDPGAGFLASLGATDPAELVRQLTAAPVRSVEVALRLARARIEAGDLAGAAADLDRLAAADPFDWRVDWYRGLAALTANRPGDARVAFDAVYDALPGEPAARLALAVSAECTGDRELATRLYDRVWRVDHSYLSAAFGLARIRFLIGDRVGALAVLDQVPDSSSQHVAAQVAAVRASLPGLAAGTTGPDDLLRASARLERLGLDVERQTRLTIEVLEVALAWVRSRSAATSAARLLGHELSERGLRFGLERAYRTLAQLSRDPELRIALVDHANAVRPRTLV, encoded by the coding sequence ATGAGCACCCGCTGCCTGCGGCCCGGTTGCCCAGGCTCCTACCTGCCCGACGGCTACTGCGACGAGTGTGGTCGGCGGGCCCCGGCCGGCTCGACGGCGGTGCCCGGGAACACCGGCTCGACGGCTACCGACCCGGGCACGTCGGCGGGTACGGGCACGGGTTCGGTCGGGCCTACCGGTGGGACCGGCCGGGCCGGGGCGCCCACCGGTACGGGGCGGGCCTCGGTGCCGACCGGAACCGGCCGGGCCTCGGTGCCCGCCCAGGGCGGTACGCCGGGCAGCCAGCCGCCGGTTCCGTCCGCACCGGGGGCGGGACCGGCGTCGTCCGGTACCGGACAGGGCCCGGGGCCGACCTCGACCGGACAGGCTCCGGCGTCGACCGGTACCGGACGCGGTGGCGCGTCGACCGGGGTCGGCACCATGCCCAGCCGGGGGACGACGAGTTCCTCCCGGGGTTCCAGCCGGTCCCGGAGTGCCTCCCGGGGCGGTCTCGGCGCCGGGCTGGTCGACATCGCCCGGGTGCCGCTGCGCGATCCGGGGACGGCGGTGATGGCCGAGCCGAGGGTCGCCGAGTCCCGACGGTACTGCGTGCGCTGTGAAAAGCCGGTGGGGCGGAGCCGGGACGACCGGCCGGGCCTGGCCGAGGGCTTCTGCCCGCACTGCGGTACCCCGTTCTCCTTCCTGCCCCGGCTCCAACCCGGCGACCTGATCAACCGGCGGTACGAGATCCTCGGCGCCCTCGCCTACGGCGGACTCGGCTGGATCTACCTGGCCCGGGACCGCAACGTCAGTGACACGGTCAGCGACCGCTGGGTGGTACTCAAAGGATTGATCAACACCTCCGACGAGGACGCGATGGCCTCGGCCGTCGCCGAGCGCCGGTTCCTGGTCGAGCTGGACCACCCCAACATCGTCAAGATCCACGACTTCGTCGAGCATCCCGACCCGCGCACCGGCACCCCCGTCGGCTACATCGTGATGGAGTACGTCGGCGGCCAGTCGCTGCGGGACATGCTGATGGCCCGGCGCCGGGAGACGGGCCAGCGTGCCCTGCCGCTGCCCGAGGTGATCGCCTACGGGGTCGAGATCCTGCCCGCACTCGACTACCTGCACGACCGCAACCTGCTCTTCTGCGACTTCAAGCCGGACAACGTCATCCACGCCGAGGAGCAGCTCAAACTCATCGACCTGGGCGCGGTACGGCACGTCGACGACAGCGCGAGCGCGATCTTCGGCACACCCGGCTACCAGGCGCCGGAGATCGGCACGCTCGGCCCCTCGGTCGCCTCCGACATCTACACCGTTGGCCGGGCGCTGGCCGTGCTCAGCATCGACTTCCGCGGCTTCTCCAGCACGTACGCCAACCGGTTGCCGGAGCCGGCCGAGGTGCCGCTGTTCGCCGCCGAGATGTCGTACCACCGGCTGCTGCGCCGGGCCACCCACCCCGATCCGGACCGCCGCTTCGCCAGTGCCGCGGAGATGAGCGAGCAACTGCTCGGCGTACTGCGCGAGGTGCTCTCCGCCGCCGACGGGGTACCCCGACCGGCGGTGTCCCGGCAGTTCACCCCGGAACGGCGTGCTTTCGGCACCGAGGCCGGCGAGGTCGGCCGGGCGGTGGCGGGCCGGGCCTGGGGCGCGGGCGGCGGGATACCGCCCGGGGCGACCGCACCGGCGCCGCAGGTGGTCGCCGCCGCGCTGCCGCTGCCGCAGGTCGACGTGCTCGATCCGGGCGCCGGCTTCCTCGCCTCGCTCGGCGCGACCGACCCGGCCGAACTGGTCCGGCAGCTCACCGCCGCACCGGTACGCAGTGTCGAGGTGGCGCTGCGGCTGGCCCGGGCCCGGATCGAGGCCGGTGACCTGGCCGGAGCCGCCGCCGACCTGGACCGGCTGGCCGCGGCCGACCCGTTCGACTGGCGGGTGGACTGGTACCGGGGCCTGGCTGCGCTGACCGCGAACCGTCCCGGTGACGCCCGGGTCGCCTTCGACGCCGTCTACGACGCCCTGCCGGGCGAGCCGGCCGCCCGGCTGGCGCTGGCGGTCAGCGCGGAGTGCACCGGCGACCGGGAGCTGGCGACCCGGCTCTACGACCGGGTGTGGCGGGTCGACCACAGCTATCTGAGTGCCGCGTTCGGGCTGGCCCGGATCCGGTTCCTGATCGGCGACCGGGTGGGTGCGCTGGCCGTACTCGACCAGGTGCCGGACAGTTCGAGTCAGCACGTGGCGGCGCAGGTCGCCGCCGTCCGGGCCAGCCTGCCGGGACTGGCGGCCGGCACGACCGGGCCGGACGACCTGCTGCGGGCGTCCGCCCGGCTGGAGCGGCTCGGCCTCGACGTCGAGCGGCAGACCCGGCTCACCATCGAGGTGCTGGAGGTCGCCCTGGCCTGGGTACGGAGCCGGTCGGCAGCGACCTCCGCAGCACGGTTGCTGGGGCACGAACTCTCCGAGCGCGGGTTGCGGTTCGGGCTGGAGCGGGCGTACCGGACGCTGGCCCAGCTCTCCCGTGACCCGGAGTTGCGGATCGCGCTCGTCGACCACGCCAACGCGGTCCGGCCGAGGACGTTGGTGTGA
- a CDS encoding snapalysin family zinc-dependent metalloprotease: MLRRHLLRAALGLLTLATSLVGVQVATAAATAAPAVRTVYYDASRAGEFTTNFTQAAQIWNSRVGNVRLVAGTPASVTIHVDSGWPRAYVTGLGSGRVYMGWQAVNQGYDRTRIATHELGHILGLPDRRTGLCSDLMSGSSAPVSCRNAYPSAAEAAQVDQLFAGGLAAAYSGAPAAAVTGTYVWTTS, translated from the coding sequence ATGCTCAGACGTCACCTGCTCCGGGCCGCGCTCGGCCTGCTGACCCTGGCCACCTCGCTGGTCGGGGTCCAGGTCGCCACCGCTGCGGCCACCGCAGCGCCCGCGGTGCGCACGGTCTACTACGACGCGAGCCGGGCCGGGGAGTTCACCACCAACTTCACCCAGGCCGCACAGATCTGGAACAGCAGGGTCGGCAACGTGCGGCTGGTGGCCGGTACGCCGGCGTCGGTGACCATCCACGTCGACAGCGGCTGGCCCCGGGCGTACGTCACCGGCCTCGGCTCCGGCCGGGTCTACATGGGTTGGCAGGCCGTGAACCAGGGCTACGACCGTACCCGGATCGCGACCCACGAACTCGGGCACATCCTCGGGCTGCCGGACCGGCGTACCGGCCTCTGTTCGGATCTGATGTCCGGCAGCAGCGCACCGGTCTCCTGCCGCAACGCGTACCCGAGCGCGGCCGAGGCGGCCCAGGTCGACCAGCTCTTCGCCGGCGGCCTCGCCGCCGCGTACTCCGGAGCTCCGGCGGCGGCCGTGACCGGCACGTACGTCTGGACCACCAGCTGA